CCAGCGCATCTGGGGCTACGAGACGCCGGACGGCTCCTTCGCCCAGTTCTGCCGGGTGCAGTCGCGCCAGCTGATGCTGAAGCCGAAGCACCTCTCTTGGGAGGAATCGGCCTGCTACACGCTGACGCTGGCGACCGCCTACCGCATGCTGTTCGGCCACGCTCCGCACACGATCAAGCCGGGCGACAACGTCCTGATCTGGGGCGCCTCGGGCGGGCTCGGCGTCTTCGGCGTGCAGCTCTGCGCGGCCTCGGGCGCCAATGCGATCGGTGTGATCTCCGACGAGACCAAGCGCGACTATGTGCTCGGCCTTGGCGCCAAGGGCGTGATCAACCGCAAGGACTTCAACTGCTGGGGCCAGATGCCCACGGTCAACTCTCCTGAATACGATGCCTGGGTGAAGGAAGCCCGCAAGTTCGGCAAGGCGATCTGGGACATCACCGGCAAGAAGGACGTCGACATCGTCTTCGAGCATCCCGGCGAGGCGACCTTCCCGGTCTCCTGCCTCGTCGCCAAGCGCGGCGGCATGGTGGTGTTCTGCGCCGGCACCTCGGGCTTCAACATCACCTTCGACGCCCGCTATGTCTGGATGCGGCAAAAACGCGTGCAGGGCTCGCATTTCGCTCATCTCAAGCAGGCTTCCGCCGCCAACCAGTTCGTCATCGACCGCCGGGTCGATCCTTGCATGTCCGAGGTCTTCCCCTGGGACAAGATCCCGCTCGCCCACCACAAGATGTGGAAGAACGAGCACGCGCCGGGCAACATGGCCGTGCTGGTCTATGCCCCGCGCACCGGCCTGCGCACCTATGAGGACGTGGCCGAAGCGCTGGAGGGCTGAAGGCCCGACGCGGGCAGGCGCTTGCGCCTGTCCGCAGCGATCCCGAATAGCGGTCTGAGCCAGCCGATCCGCCGTGTAATCTCGTAACTCGCGGCGCAGCTCAGCGCCGCGATCGCGATAACCAGAGATGCCTCTGGCCCGGCCGGCAGCGCGAGCGGCTTGAGCCAATGCGCCGCGAGAATGATCGCGGTCTGGTGCACGATGTACCAGCAGAACACCGCCTCGACGAGGTAGCGTCGCACCGGCCCGTCGCGCCGTGAAAGGTGCCGGCGGGCAAAGCCGAGGATGGCGACGATCCAGCACCATTGGTCGAGCCCGTAGACGAAGGGGCCGGCGAGCCGGCGCAGTTCGCCCGGCGGCTGCGCGCGTAGCCAGAGCATTGCGATGATGGCCGCGACGGCGAGGACGAGCGCCAGCCAGCGCAGTTGTTCGGTCCGCTCTGCCAGCACCCGCGAACGCGCGGCGAGGAAGCCGAACAGGAAGCAGAAGCCGTAGAGGACGTGCTGGTACCAGTCGCCGATGAAGATGTGGTTCGGCGGCGCAGCCGGGAAGACCAGGAAGCGGTTGAGCCCGAGCAGCAGTGCAGGCCCGAGCAGCAGGAGCATACCGGGCAGGCACCGCTCCAGCCGGCGCTCGCCACGCAACGGTAGGCTGGGCGCCAGCGCAATCAAGCCGGCGAGCGCCATGGTGTAGAGGAAGAGATAGGCGACGAACCAGAGATGGTTCCAGGTCGGCAGGATCAGGCAGCTCTGCCTGCCGTTCTCGATCCGGCAGAAGCCTTGGTCGAAGGCGAGATAGTGCCCGATCCAGAAGTCGGGATAGCTGCCGGAGTAACCGAGCTTCTCGACGATCTCCGCCCAGGATTGCGGCGGCACCACCACCAGCATGCCGAAGACGAGGGGAATGAGCAGTTGCGCGGTGCGCCGCCGCGCCAGGGCCCCGACCTCGTATTTGCCCAGCATGAAACGCGTCGCCGCGCCCGAGACCAGGAAGAGCAGCGCCATCCGCCAGGGATTGAGCAGCAGCATCACCGGTTCGAGCTCACGCAGAAGATGAGCGCTCTTCACATGGAAGCCCCATGACACATAGAGCATGCCGGTATGGTAGAGGATCAGCAGGCCGAAGGCGCCGATCCTGATCCAGTCGAGATCGAGCCGGCGCTCGGCGTTCTGTGGTGGAGATTGACTCGTTTGCGCAGTCATGGCCGCTATCCCTTGCTCGCCCCGAGCAGGCCGGCATGCCTGTGCAAAGGTCGAGACGGTGCGGGACGAGCAGCCGATGCTGCGTGACGAAAACCAGCGTGTCGGGACGAGCGGCGACGCGGCCGTGACGAATGGAGGGTCGGGCCGCCTGCCGGGCTGGCTGCCTTTTCTGGCGATCGCGCTCGGCACGGCCGCGACCTGCCTCGTCAACGCCTTCTCGACCTCGCACGATCTTGCCCGCGTCGGCCGCGCCGTGCCGCTTTGGCAGCCCTTGCTCTGGGAAGCGTCGAGCGCCGTTGTGATTCTCGCGCTGGCGCTGCTGGTCCAGCGGCTGGTCCTGATCTCGCTGACGCGGACAAGCCGGCCTTGGCAGCTCGCGGCGCTTCATGCCGGCGCGATCCTCGCCTTCTCGGCGCTGCATGTCGGCGGCATGGTCCTGCTCCGCAAGCTCGGCTACTGGGTC
This genomic interval from Bosea sp. 29B contains the following:
- the ccrA gene encoding crotonyl-CoA carboxylase/reductase; this translates as MAQLQPVAKPALKDLYELGELPPLGHVPANMYAWTIRRERHGPPQDSFKVEVVPTWSIGEEEVLLLVMAGGVNYNGIWAGLGQPISPFDVHKGSLHIAGSDASGIVWAVGSKVKRWKVGDEVIVHCNQDDGDDEECNGGDPMFSSSQRIWGYETPDGSFAQFCRVQSRQLMLKPKHLSWEESACYTLTLATAYRMLFGHAPHTIKPGDNVLIWGASGGLGVFGVQLCAASGANAIGVISDETKRDYVLGLGAKGVINRKDFNCWGQMPTVNSPEYDAWVKEARKFGKAIWDITGKKDVDIVFEHPGEATFPVSCLVAKRGGMVVFCAGTSGFNITFDARYVWMRQKRVQGSHFAHLKQASAANQFVIDRRVDPCMSEVFPWDKIPLAHHKMWKNEHAPGNMAVLVYAPRTGLRTYEDVAEALEG
- a CDS encoding acyltransferase family protein is translated as MTAQTSQSPPQNAERRLDLDWIRIGAFGLLILYHTGMLYVSWGFHVKSAHLLRELEPVMLLLNPWRMALLFLVSGAATRFMLGKYEVGALARRRTAQLLIPLVFGMLVVVPPQSWAEIVEKLGYSGSYPDFWIGHYLAFDQGFCRIENGRQSCLILPTWNHLWFVAYLFLYTMALAGLIALAPSLPLRGERRLERCLPGMLLLLGPALLLGLNRFLVFPAAPPNHIFIGDWYQHVLYGFCFLFGFLAARSRVLAERTEQLRWLALVLAVAAIIAMLWLRAQPPGELRRLAGPFVYGLDQWCWIVAILGFARRHLSRRDGPVRRYLVEAVFCWYIVHQTAIILAAHWLKPLALPAGPEASLVIAIAALSCAASYEITRRIGWLRPLFGIAADRRKRLPASGLQPSSASATSS